From one Humulus lupulus chromosome 8, drHumLupu1.1, whole genome shotgun sequence genomic stretch:
- the LOC133793799 gene encoding serine/threonine-protein kinase RIPK-like isoform X2 — protein MTEKKTTWRCLLTSCYKADSAPTNPNKAVTKTTSFERLSLSDLSNTSSTLSEDLSTDSIIHVFTLTELKVITECFSSRNLIGKGGFGPVHKGFVDDNIKPGLRAQLVAVKAMNLDGTQGHREWLSEVVYLGLLRHPHLVKLIGYCCEEEYRLLVYEYMPKGSLEHQLFTRYNVPLPWSTRMKIALGAAKGLAFLHGYKQPAIHRDFKPANILLDSDYTPKLSDFGLAKDPDSEDEGTVVSTPIMGTEGYAAPEYIKKGRLTAMIDVYSFGVVLLELITGRKSLDKKRPTSEYSLVDWTRPMLIDPRMLSQIMDPRMEGLYSVTGAKKVATLAYQCLSRQPKHRPTMRTAVQTLELLMDFDDLSTSAPFVYTIPLPMTRAGNV, from the exons ATGACAGAAAAGAAAACCACATGGAGATGTTTGCTCACTAGTTGTTACAAAGCCGATTCCGCCCCCACGAATCCGAACAAAGCGGTAACAAAAACGACGTCGTTTGAGAGGCTTTCTCTGTCAGATTTGAGTAATACCAGCTCGACACTTTCCGAAGATCTCTCCACCGATTCTATTATCCACGTTTTTACACTCACCGAGCTAAAGGTCATAACCGAATGTTTCTCGTCGAGAAACTTAATTGGCAAAGGTGGGTTCGGCCCGGTCCATAAGGGGTTCGTCGATGACAATATTAAGCCTGGTTTGAGGGCCCAGCTGGTGGCGGTCAAGGCCATGAACTTGGATGGAACTCAAGGCCATAGGGAGTGGTTG AGTGAGGTGGTTTATCTGGGTCTATTGAGGCATCCACACCTTGTGAAGCTCATTGGGTATTGTTGTGAAGAAGAATATAGACTACTCGTCTATGAATACATGCCAAAAGGCAGCTTAGAGCATCAACTTTTTACAA GATATAATGTTCCTCTACCATGGTCAACGCGGATGAAAATCGCGCTTGGAGCTGCAAAGGGTCTTGCTTTCTTACATGGATATAAACAACCAGCCATACATAGGGATTTTAAGCCTGCAAACATCTTATTAGACTCC GATTACACTCCAAAGCTCTCTGATTTTGGGCTCGCAAAAGATCCTGATTCCGAAGATGAGGGCACTGTGGTGTCAACTCCGATAATGGGCACTGAAGGTTACGCTGCGCCTGAATATATCAAGAAAG GTCGCTTGACAGCAATGATCGATGTTTATAGCTTCGGCGTGGTACTGTTGGAGCTAATAACGGGGAGAAAGTCGTTGGACAAGAAACGGCCGACTAGCGAGTATAGCTTAGTAGATTGGACTAGGCCCATGTTGATCGATCCGAGAATGCTTAGCCAGATAATGGACCCCAGAATGGAAGGCTTATACAGCGTAACAGGAGCGAAAAAAGTCGCCACATTGGCTTACCAATGTCTGAGCCGCCAGCCCAAACATCGACCCACGATGAGGACCGCCGTCCAAACTCTGGAACTACTGATGGACTTCGACGACTTATCGACTTCGGCGCCTTTTGTGTACACAATTCCACTTCCCATGACCAGAGCAGGCAACGTTTAA
- the LOC133793799 gene encoding serine/threonine-protein kinase RIPK-like isoform X1 — MELKAIGSGCQSEVVYLGLLRHPHLVKLIGYCCEEEYRLLVYEYMPKGSLEHQLFTRYNVPLPWSTRMKIALGAAKGLAFLHGYKQPAIHRDFKPANILLDSDYTPKLSDFGLAKDPDSEDEGTVVSTPIMGTEGYAAPEYIKKGRLTAMIDVYSFGVVLLELITGRKSLDKKRPTSEYSLVDWTRPMLIDPRMLSQIMDPRMEGLYSVTGAKKVATLAYQCLSRQPKHRPTMRTAVQTLELLMDFDDLSTSAPFVYTIPLPMTRAGNV, encoded by the exons ATGGAACTCAAGGCCATAGGGAGTGGTTG TCAGAGTGAGGTGGTTTATCTGGGTCTATTGAGGCATCCACACCTTGTGAAGCTCATTGGGTATTGTTGTGAAGAAGAATATAGACTACTCGTCTATGAATACATGCCAAAAGGCAGCTTAGAGCATCAACTTTTTACAA GATATAATGTTCCTCTACCATGGTCAACGCGGATGAAAATCGCGCTTGGAGCTGCAAAGGGTCTTGCTTTCTTACATGGATATAAACAACCAGCCATACATAGGGATTTTAAGCCTGCAAACATCTTATTAGACTCC GATTACACTCCAAAGCTCTCTGATTTTGGGCTCGCAAAAGATCCTGATTCCGAAGATGAGGGCACTGTGGTGTCAACTCCGATAATGGGCACTGAAGGTTACGCTGCGCCTGAATATATCAAGAAAG GTCGCTTGACAGCAATGATCGATGTTTATAGCTTCGGCGTGGTACTGTTGGAGCTAATAACGGGGAGAAAGTCGTTGGACAAGAAACGGCCGACTAGCGAGTATAGCTTAGTAGATTGGACTAGGCCCATGTTGATCGATCCGAGAATGCTTAGCCAGATAATGGACCCCAGAATGGAAGGCTTATACAGCGTAACAGGAGCGAAAAAAGTCGCCACATTGGCTTACCAATGTCTGAGCCGCCAGCCCAAACATCGACCCACGATGAGGACCGCCGTCCAAACTCTGGAACTACTGATGGACTTCGACGACTTATCGACTTCGGCGCCTTTTGTGTACACAATTCCACTTCCCATGACCAGAGCAGGCAACGTTTAA